A genomic segment from Bacteroidota bacterium encodes:
- a CDS encoding GNAT family N-acetyltransferase yields MVFETERLYARRLEQNDEAAFFELMGNPNITNPIPQKAFDKAGSFAKLNNLILLEKTSDTKIWSLCKKGSNNLIGIGGVLKNDANEDEIAYRVIERYWGNGYGTEIAKGLIDFCFVQMKSELVTADVCVDNVKSVKILNKFFTMQKEFFNADDNCMDRRYIVKKENWQ; encoded by the coding sequence ATGGTATTTGAAACGGAAAGACTTTATGCAAGAAGACTCGAACAAAATGACGAGGCCGCATTTTTTGAGCTAATGGGCAATCCCAATATAACCAACCCCATCCCTCAAAAAGCTTTCGACAAAGCCGGGAGTTTTGCCAAATTAAATAACCTCATCTTACTGGAAAAAACATCCGACACAAAAATATGGAGCCTTTGCAAAAAAGGCAGTAACAACCTGATTGGCATTGGTGGCGTTTTAAAAAACGATGCCAATGAAGATGAAATTGCTTACCGGGTTATAGAAAGATACTGGGGTAACGGTTATGGAACCGAAATAGCCAAAGGACTCATTGATTTTTGTTTTGTTCAAATGAAATCAGAATTGGTAACGGCTGATGTATGCGTTGACAATGTGAAATCAGTTAAAATACTGAACAAGTTTTTTACCATGCAGAAAGAATTTTTTAACGCAGACGACAACTGTATGGATAGAAGATACATCGTAAAAAAAGAAAACTGGCAGTAG
- a CDS encoding SIR2 family protein, with protein sequence MVENIHLEYDAFLRSFKRNIDVPHSFLLGAGTSISSGIQTAYDCIWEWKKDIYLSKNINSADFYKNYKEEAVRKSIQTWLDNQGEYPLLDSPEEYSFYAEKAYPIAEDRRKYFLSLIENKEPYIGYKLLCLLAEYGIVKSVWTTNFDGLTVRSAHQNKLTPIEITLDNTDKIYRNQSSKELLSIALHGDYKFSTLKNTEKELDNQNETFKEHLANYHIDKNLIVIGYSGRDNSLMQAIKIAFSKNGAGRLYWCGYGDQINKEVLELILQIRQSGREAYYVATDGFDKTLIHLSKSAFEDNQTISKKIQEALEVSDDEEYFKTEFSLSFSRTDKYIKSNLHPIVFPKEIFQFEIDYKEEKPWAFLKAVTKDTNICAVPFKKKVFALGTLSEISNAFKKHLKSEIKREPISKFDIERVSAFKSLMLQAILKHFSSNSTIETNLKDKIWIKKNERQFGNIGVHKSIYLSFYFDKNAGFAYLTFTPTVYLSSSEEITKTQKQQVSKNQLEKLYNNKYDEVLDFWNATLFSNQRIKFEYPISSGTGFEFQISSNTAFGEINVLDPNFRSYTPNNYDKRQTQFKGVQFLEPQLVFRNVATDVEFKDYHPMRGLVNNRPFDVNLNGVIHSNEINLSVICGKEYSNRFYDFLSKLQVKHSTENINPDYLIDYPGFSSIFNIPINIPLFDSSEKWIGIEFNPENGLESHENAIKLVRLITSKIEQIANTQSQSTIVIFIPNEWQLFENYINQGESFDLHDYIKAFSASRGISTQLIREETLNDTLKCQIYWWLSLSFYVKSLRTPWILNNQEKNTAYAGIGYSVSRIQDKSEIVIGCSHIYDSNGQGLKYRLSKIDNYFLDKQLNPYLSYKDAFQFGVSIRELFYQSLDKLPERVVIHKRTKFTEDEINGIKASLNKAGIKKIDLVEINYEVDARFLAMSVYQNELQIDKFPISRGTCIVTNKHTALLWTHGIVPSVRQQNYKFYLGGRSIPAPVKITKHYGESNIQTIATEILGLTKMNWNSLDLYSKLPSTIDSSNQIARIGKLLSRFEGKTYDYRLFI encoded by the coding sequence ATGGTAGAAAATATACATCTTGAATACGATGCTTTTTTAAGATCTTTTAAAAGGAATATAGACGTCCCTCATTCCTTCTTATTGGGAGCAGGAACTTCAATAAGTTCTGGGATACAAACAGCCTATGATTGTATTTGGGAATGGAAAAAAGATATATATCTATCTAAAAATATTAATTCAGCTGACTTTTATAAAAACTATAAAGAAGAAGCTGTTAGAAAAAGTATACAGACTTGGTTAGATAATCAAGGCGAGTATCCATTACTAGACTCACCCGAAGAATATTCTTTTTATGCAGAAAAGGCTTATCCTATTGCTGAAGATAGACGAAAATATTTTTTAAGTCTAATAGAGAATAAAGAGCCTTATATTGGCTATAAATTACTCTGTCTTTTAGCGGAATATGGAATAGTCAAATCAGTTTGGACTACGAACTTCGATGGCTTAACGGTACGTTCAGCACATCAAAATAAATTAACACCAATAGAGATTACGCTTGACAATACTGATAAAATTTACCGCAATCAAAGTAGTAAAGAACTATTATCAATTGCACTACACGGTGACTATAAATTTTCCACATTAAAAAACACGGAAAAAGAATTAGATAATCAAAATGAAACGTTCAAAGAGCATTTAGCAAATTATCATATTGATAAAAATCTAATTGTAATTGGTTATAGTGGGAGAGATAATTCATTAATGCAAGCAATTAAAATTGCATTTAGCAAAAATGGTGCAGGAAGATTATATTGGTGTGGCTATGGAGACCAAATAAATAAAGAAGTGCTCGAACTTATTTTGCAAATTAGACAGTCGGGAAGAGAGGCTTATTACGTAGCAACAGATGGATTTGATAAAACGTTGATTCATTTATCAAAATCAGCATTTGAAGACAATCAAACCATTTCTAAAAAAATTCAAGAAGCCTTGGAAGTTTCTGATGATGAAGAATATTTCAAAACTGAATTTAGTTTGAGTTTTTCAAGAACAGACAAATACATCAAAAGTAATCTTCATCCAATTGTATTTCCTAAAGAGATATTCCAATTTGAAATTGATTATAAAGAAGAAAAGCCTTGGGCGTTTTTAAAAGCAGTTACGAAAGATACAAATATTTGTGCTGTACCTTTCAAGAAAAAGGTATTTGCTTTAGGTACTCTTTCTGAAATTAGCAATGCCTTTAAAAAGCATCTAAAATCCGAAATAAAAAGAGAGCCAATTTCAAAATTTGATATTGAGAGAGTTTCCGCATTTAAATCCTTAATGCTTCAAGCAATCCTGAAACATTTCAGTTCTAACAGTACAATTGAAACAAATCTTAAAGATAAGATTTGGATCAAGAAAAATGAAAGGCAATTTGGTAATATTGGTGTTCATAAATCTATCTACTTGTCATTCTATTTTGATAAAAACGCGGGCTTTGCTTATTTAACCTTTACTCCAACCGTTTATCTTTCATCTTCTGAGGAAATAACAAAAACACAGAAACAACAAGTAAGTAAAAATCAACTAGAAAAATTATACAACAATAAATATGATGAAGTTTTAGACTTTTGGAATGCCACATTATTTAGTAATCAACGAATCAAATTTGAATACCCAATTTCATCTGGAACAGGTTTTGAATTTCAAATTTCATCGAATACAGCATTTGGAGAAATAAATGTGCTTGACCCTAACTTTAGGTCATATACACCAAATAATTATGATAAGAGACAAACTCAATTTAAAGGGGTACAATTTTTAGAGCCCCAATTAGTTTTTAGAAATGTGGCTACTGATGTAGAGTTTAAGGACTATCATCCAATGAGAGGTTTGGTGAATAACAGGCCATTTGATGTAAATCTAAATGGAGTAATTCATTCAAATGAAATAAATCTTTCAGTAATTTGTGGGAAAGAATACTCGAACAGATTTTATGATTTCCTATCAAAATTACAAGTAAAGCACTCAACAGAAAATATTAATCCTGATTATTTAATTGATTACCCTGGCTTCTCTTCCATTTTTAATATTCCAATTAATATTCCATTATTTGATAGTAGCGAAAAATGGATTGGCATTGAATTCAATCCAGAAAATGGTTTGGAAAGCCACGAAAATGCAATAAAACTAGTTCGTCTAATCACAAGCAAAATTGAACAGATTGCGAATACACAAAGTCAGAGTACTATCGTAATTTTTATTCCTAATGAATGGCAATTATTTGAAAATTATATCAATCAAGGGGAAAGTTTTGATTTACACGACTATATTAAAGCATTTTCAGCTTCTCGAGGTATTTCGACACAACTTATTAGGGAAGAAACACTTAATGACACCCTAAAGTGTCAAATCTATTGGTGGTTATCATTATCTTTTTATGTTAAGTCGCTTAGAACACCTTGGATTTTGAATAATCAAGAGAAAAATACAGCTTATGCGGGAATCGGGTATAGTGTTTCACGAATTCAAGATAAATCTGAAATTGTAATTGGCTGTAGTCATATTTACGATTCAAACGGGCAAGGATTAAAGTATAGACTTTCAAAAATTGATAACTACTTTCTTGACAAGCAACTTAACCCATATTTATCCTATAAAGATGCATTTCAATTTGGAGTATCCATTCGTGAATTGTTTTATCAGTCACTTGATAAACTTCCAGAAAGAGTAGTAATACACAAAAGAACAAAATTTACGGAAGATGAAATAAATGGTATTAAAGCTAGTCTAAATAAAGCTGGGATTAAGAAAATAGATTTAGTTGAAATCAATTATGAAGTAGATGCACGTTTCCTAGCTATGAGTGTTTATCAAAATGAACTTCAGATTGACAAGTTTCCAATTTCGAGAGGTACGTGTATTGTCACAAACAAGCATACAGCATTATTATGGACTCATGGCATTGTTCCTTCTGTAAGACAACAAAACTATAAGTTTTATTTGGGCGGTAGAAGTATCCCTGCGCCAGTCAAAATAACCAAACATTATGGCGAGTCTAATATACAAACTATTGCAACAGAGATATTAGGACTAACAAAAATGAATTGGAATTCATTAGACTTATATTCTAAGTTACCATCGACAATTGATTCTTCAAATCAAATTGCTCGAATTGGAAAATTGCTTTCTAGATTTGAAGGAAAGACTTATGATTATAGGCTTTTTATTTAA
- a CDS encoding carboxypeptidase-like regulatory domain-containing protein, producing the protein MNKNSIAKLNMYQAVQQVLKTNTASVNLLARLDTEVQHFNQILARIDELNSSLSVSTKGITNNNTQLKLTMTETLCKLARAAYVWAKDEKDIPLMTLFNVTKTDFTRLPDADCYAKANAVLTPIETNARNLVDLNIKPTDVTAARQLVNAFQTSLGTTQSAVKNKKNMVAETNSLFKAADASLAIITDLVVNAMNVPAFAGILIATKVINEAAVRKTGVSIKVTDAASNNPLTIAKAILEGSTKTDEADQQGICEITKMRAGQYTLRIEAGGYITQSVQATVEQGKITQLQVSLIKA; encoded by the coding sequence ATGAATAAGAATTCAATTGCAAAACTTAACATGTACCAGGCCGTACAGCAAGTTTTAAAAACCAACACAGCCTCCGTTAACTTATTAGCAAGGTTAGACACCGAGGTGCAGCATTTCAACCAAATCTTAGCACGCATAGATGAGCTGAATTCCAGCCTCAGCGTAAGCACAAAAGGTATTACCAATAACAATACCCAGCTAAAATTAACCATGACCGAAACCCTTTGTAAACTAGCAAGAGCCGCTTACGTATGGGCAAAGGATGAAAAAGACATACCACTCATGACCCTTTTCAATGTAACCAAAACCGATTTTACCCGCTTACCCGATGCCGACTGTTATGCCAAAGCCAATGCAGTATTAACACCCATCGAAACCAATGCACGCAATTTGGTTGACCTCAACATCAAGCCTACCGATGTAACAGCCGCACGCCAGTTAGTAAATGCATTCCAAACCAGTTTAGGTACTACACAAAGCGCTGTAAAAAACAAAAAAAACATGGTAGCCGAAACCAATAGCCTCTTCAAAGCAGCCGATGCCAGCTTGGCCATCATTACCGATTTAGTAGTCAATGCAATGAATGTCCCCGCTTTTGCCGGCATCCTTATAGCCACCAAAGTCATAAACGAAGCAGCCGTGCGCAAAACAGGCGTAAGCATAAAAGTAACAGATGCAGCAAGCAATAACCCACTTACCATTGCCAAAGCCATTTTAGAGGGTAGCACCAAAACCGATGAAGCCGACCAGCAAGGTATATGCGAAATAACCAAAATGCGCGCAGGCCAGTACACCCTGCGTATAGAAGCAGGCGGCTATATAACCCAAAGCGTTCAAGCCACTGTTGAGCAGGGTAAAATAACCCAGCTCCAGGTAAGCCTTATCAAAGCCTAA
- a CDS encoding STM3941 family protein, with the protein MDKSTMLIQNKNDSIEIPLNKLKIVLLTIGALLFVAAGLWLWYIAERQARYDSTVVRIVALMDFLLFGLFGIIGFGKLFDTKPGIIINHMGITDNSSAIGGQTIKWDDITHLRIEAVKRTKFVLIYVNNPHQYINNANLFKKFWMNMNYRVYGTPLSISSTALACNIAELVDIINKQRKIHSTLNGMQARDKRIKV; encoded by the coding sequence ATGGATAAAAGTACTATGTTAATACAAAACAAAAACGACTCTATTGAAATACCGCTAAACAAGCTTAAAATTGTTTTGCTCACCATCGGGGCTTTATTGTTTGTAGCTGCCGGACTTTGGCTGTGGTACATAGCCGAGAGGCAGGCACGTTACGATTCAACTGTGGTAAGGATAGTAGCCCTCATGGATTTCCTTCTTTTCGGACTGTTCGGAATAATAGGTTTTGGAAAACTATTCGACACCAAACCGGGAATAATAATAAACCACATGGGCATAACCGATAACTCCAGCGCAATTGGCGGGCAAACCATAAAATGGGACGACATAACACACCTCCGTATAGAAGCCGTTAAGCGAACAAAGTTTGTATTAATCTATGTGAATAATCCACACCAATACATCAACAATGCAAACCTGTTTAAGAAATTTTGGATGAACATGAATTACCGTGTTTATGGAACGCCATTAAGTATCTCCTCAACTGCTCTTGCGTGCAATATTGCAGAGCTTGTTGATATTATTAACAAACAAAGGAAAATACACAGCACGTTAAATGGAATGCAAGCACGTGATAAGAGAATTAAAGTATAA
- a CDS encoding pentapeptide repeat-containing protein has protein sequence MLNSKTIGNKIATARKKTNLSQAELAQQVSISSQAVGKWERGESMPDITTLNRLAEIFGVDLNYFSDSFKADEISTTTNEQFDNQTVEIPEAKAKNKFDWSWDMSKGNWVDADFSGLKNLKEKFSSSNMKNCKFANADLSGLILGSNNIEMCDFSSSDIRNSKIQSSNLLNNQFNNCLLIDATFLKSNIGKCDFSETNFSGAEFTGVNFESNVVKNAVWKFTSFKNAGISDIVFEGTLENCQFENCTFYNVTFQNATILNTFFKYNGKFKRVQFIDCKVDKITYAFLKNNQANLTGITIIE, from the coding sequence ATGCTAAATTCAAAAACAATTGGCAATAAAATTGCCACAGCAAGAAAGAAAACGAATCTTTCACAAGCAGAACTTGCCCAGCAAGTATCAATCAGTTCACAAGCAGTTGGAAAATGGGAACGTGGTGAATCCATGCCCGACATTACCACATTAAACCGACTGGCTGAAATTTTTGGAGTTGATCTTAACTATTTCTCTGACAGTTTTAAGGCTGATGAAATTTCAACAACAACCAACGAGCAGTTTGACAACCAAACAGTAGAAATTCCGGAGGCTAAAGCAAAGAACAAATTTGATTGGAGTTGGGATATGTCCAAAGGGAATTGGGTTGACGCTGACTTTTCAGGCTTAAAGAACTTAAAGGAAAAATTCAGCTCTTCCAATATGAAGAACTGCAAGTTTGCAAACGCTGATTTGTCGGGGCTTATTCTTGGAAGCAATAATATTGAAATGTGCGATTTCTCCTCTTCAGACATTAGAAACAGCAAAATTCAATCATCTAATTTGTTAAATAACCAGTTTAATAATTGTTTATTGATAGATGCTACATTTTTAAAAAGCAATATTGGCAAATGCGATTTTTCTGAAACGAATTTTTCGGGGGCTGAGTTTACCGGAGTAAATTTTGAAAGTAATGTGGTGAAAAATGCCGTGTGGAAATTTACATCATTTAAAAATGCAGGTATTAGCGATATTGTTTTTGAAGGCACTTTAGAGAACTGCCAATTTGAAAACTGTACATTTTATAATGTTACATTTCAGAATGCAACCATTTTAAATACCTTTTTTAAGTATAATGGAAAATTTAAACGCGTACAGTTTATTGACTGTAAAGTAGATAAAATTACCTATGCCTTTTTAAAAAACAACCAGGCAAATTTAACAGGGATAACAATAATAGAGTAA
- a CDS encoding alpha/beta hydrolase, giving the protein METATKGYNLTIPVNNVQLSYNDIGEGSIPVIFMHGYPFDKTMWQLQLDFLKSGYRLISFDIRGFGKSTDEESHLSIDLFAEDLIALMDKLNIDKAIVCGLSMGGFIALNAQKRFPDRFAALILCDTQCIADTAEVKEKRNKIINEIAVDGVAPFNEGFIKSVFHKDSLSNKKELVELLRSVVFANSPHIITMGQTALAERSETCSTLNEITIPTLIICGREDIVTPLAQSEMMHNAIKGSILHVIDNAGHVSNLEQPDEFNKHLLDFLTTLSADGRP; this is encoded by the coding sequence ATGGAAACAGCAACTAAAGGATACAATTTAACTATTCCGGTAAATAACGTTCAGTTATCTTACAATGATATTGGAGAAGGAAGCATTCCTGTTATATTCATGCACGGTTATCCTTTCGATAAAACGATGTGGCAGCTTCAACTTGATTTTTTAAAATCCGGCTACCGTTTAATCTCTTTTGACATTAGAGGATTTGGAAAATCAACAGACGAGGAATCACACCTGAGCATTGATTTGTTTGCGGAGGATTTAATAGCGCTGATGGATAAGCTGAACATTGATAAAGCAATTGTTTGTGGATTATCTATGGGTGGTTTCATAGCACTCAATGCACAAAAAAGATTCCCTGATCGCTTTGCAGCATTAATTTTATGCGATACACAATGTATTGCCGATACAGCCGAAGTAAAAGAAAAACGCAATAAGATTATTAATGAAATAGCCGTTGATGGCGTTGCTCCTTTTAATGAAGGATTTATAAAAAGTGTTTTCCATAAAGATTCATTAAGCAATAAAAAGGAATTGGTTGAGCTGTTACGCAGTGTTGTGTTTGCTAATTCACCACATATTATTACAATGGGGCAAACTGCTTTGGCTGAACGTTCAGAAACCTGCTCTACTTTGAACGAGATAACTATTCCAACATTGATTATTTGCGGCCGTGAAGATATAGTAACACCTCTTGCTCAATCTGAAATGATGCATAACGCCATTAAAGGGTCAATACTGCATGTTATTGACAATGCGGGGCATGTATCTAATCTGGAGCAACCTGATGAATTCAACAAACATCTGCTAGATTTCTTAACTACTTTGAGTGCTGATGGCAGACCTTAA
- a CDS encoding GNAT family protein, producing the protein MNLPPYSIFPTITGDNIVLRQIITEDMQDLVEISFYDAVQAKTVQEAAAMQAKINNDYVDGNSIHWGIADKLTNKIVGTCGYYRGLNKGEGELGCVLLPQYRGQGYMTAAMLLAIEFGLHDIGLKRIWAITSQHNAAAMKLMERLHFIKVATLGDNEVEYELR; encoded by the coding sequence ATGAATCTACCGCCATATTCCATTTTTCCTACTATTACAGGTGATAACATTGTATTACGGCAAATCATTACGGAGGACATGCAAGACCTTGTGGAGATTTCGTTTTACGATGCTGTGCAGGCTAAAACGGTGCAAGAGGCTGCAGCCATGCAAGCTAAAATAAACAATGATTATGTTGATGGCAACTCCATACATTGGGGCATTGCAGATAAATTAACAAATAAAATAGTAGGGACTTGTGGCTACTACAGAGGGCTAAACAAAGGGGAGGGCGAACTGGGTTGTGTTTTATTACCGCAATACCGCGGGCAAGGTTATATGACTGCTGCTATGTTATTAGCCATTGAGTTTGGACTACATGATATAGGCTTAAAACGTATTTGGGCTATAACAAGCCAACATAATGCAGCAGCCATGAAGCTTATGGAAAGGCTTCACTTTATAAAAGTGGCTACTTTGGGTGACAATGAAGTAGAGTATGAATTAAGGTAA
- a CDS encoding group II truncated hemoglobin, with translation MKNIPTLYEWAGDMQTFETLFTKFYDKVLKDNLLGEIFKNMSSEHVKHVSHFVAEVFGGDKLYTTHDKGSHASMVGHHIGKMLTEEMRQRWVHLLLQTADEVGLKSDPEFRSAFVGYIEWGTRLAVINSQLSENPMLTNEPMPKWGWGETGGPYITD, from the coding sequence ATGAAAAATATTCCAACATTATACGAATGGGCTGGCGATATGCAAACCTTCGAAACCCTGTTTACGAAGTTTTACGACAAGGTATTAAAAGACAATTTGCTTGGCGAAATATTTAAAAATATGTCGTCAGAGCATGTTAAGCACGTTTCGCATTTTGTAGCGGAAGTATTTGGTGGCGATAAACTATATACCACCCACGACAAAGGAAGCCACGCAAGTATGGTTGGGCATCATATAGGCAAAATGCTCACTGAAGAAATGAGACAGCGTTGGGTTCATTTGCTATTACAAACAGCTGATGAAGTAGGGCTTAAAAGCGACCCCGAATTCCGGTCAGCATTTGTTGGTTATATTGAGTGGGGTACACGACTCGCTGTTATAAATTCACAATTAAGCGAAAATCCAATGCTCACAAATGAACCAATGCCCAAGTGGGGTTGGGGCGAAACAGGAGGGCCTTACATTACAGACTAA
- a CDS encoding SRPBCC domain-containing protein, with the protein MVSTTKNTKVIRATKQQIYNAFTNKSALEFWLAPTDMKGKIHDFDLKVGGGYSMSLFYLDGETEGKTAANEDRFSAKFVELNPYEKIVQSIHFLSDKNEFAGEMLMEVFLEEHESNATKVTIVFKNIPTGINPKDNEAGTEQSLEKLAHYVTSKQ; encoded by the coding sequence ATGGTATCAACAACAAAAAATACAAAAGTAATCCGGGCTACAAAGCAGCAAATTTACAATGCCTTCACCAATAAGAGTGCTTTGGAATTTTGGCTTGCACCTACAGATATGAAAGGTAAAATACATGACTTTGACCTGAAAGTTGGAGGAGGATATAGTATGTCGCTATTTTACTTGGATGGCGAAACTGAAGGCAAAACAGCGGCAAATGAAGATCGTTTTTCAGCAAAGTTTGTTGAGCTCAATCCTTATGAAAAAATTGTTCAGTCTATTCATTTTTTGTCAGACAAAAACGAGTTTGCAGGCGAAATGCTGATGGAAGTATTTTTAGAAGAACACGAAAGTAACGCTACAAAAGTGACCATTGTTTTTAAGAATATTCCAACAGGTATCAACCCAAAAGACAATGAAGCGGGTACAGAGCAGTCATTAGAAAAGTTAGCCCATTATGTGACCAGTAAGCAATAA
- a CDS encoding DUF2200 domain-containing protein produces the protein MNTTATHDERMAKMIFASVYPLYLTKVEKKGRTKEELHEVITWLTGFNNKQLQDLINKKATFEQFFKQATINKNAQLITGVICGYRVEDITNTLTQQVRYLDKLVDELAKGRKMEKILRGS, from the coding sequence ATGAACACAACCGCAACACATGATGAGCGTATGGCAAAAATGATATTTGCTTCAGTTTATCCATTATACCTGACAAAAGTAGAGAAGAAGGGAAGGACAAAAGAAGAGCTACATGAAGTGATAACATGGTTAACGGGTTTTAATAATAAGCAACTACAAGACCTGATTAATAAAAAAGCAACGTTCGAACAATTCTTTAAGCAGGCTACTATTAATAAAAATGCGCAGCTTATTACGGGTGTAATATGTGGTTACCGTGTGGAAGATATTACCAATACTTTAACGCAGCAGGTAAGGTATTTAGATAAGCTGGTAGATGAATTGGCAAAGGGTAGGAAGATGGAGAAGATATTGCGTGGCTCATAG
- a CDS encoding NTP transferase domain-containing protein, with product MKTNIYIVSKAIQTGKTTALLQWCKEQSNVAGVLTPDVDGSRKLYDIKQKQTFDFETKETLPANEITPIGRFHFLTEGFKQAQQIIHAGVGSEYLVIDEIGRLELNEGKGLEPSLGQVIKQYVSKAVSGNLVLVIRDYLLEACMEKYSLYDAQIIQSPEEINKQNELIGLVLCGGKSTRMHTDKAFINYHEKEQVYYLADKMRLLCSSVFIACNATQKEKISEHYKTICDSATFENTGPIAAILTALAHYPTHSFLVLACDYPLLTLTDILKLKSAFLSTQKSVSFYNDETGFREPLLAIYHAHDLQKLLSFYETGNTSLQHFLNEIDAVKVKPTDLKAIKSIDTKLEFDEIKSLITHN from the coding sequence ATGAAGACTAATATTTATATAGTAAGCAAGGCTATACAAACGGGTAAAACAACGGCTCTTCTTCAGTGGTGTAAAGAACAAAGCAATGTAGCCGGTGTATTAACACCTGATGTAGATGGTAGCCGCAAACTATATGATATTAAGCAAAAGCAAACCTTTGATTTTGAAACCAAGGAGACCTTGCCTGCAAATGAAATTACACCCATTGGTCGCTTTCATTTTTTAACCGAAGGTTTTAAGCAGGCACAACAAATAATACATGCCGGTGTTGGCAGCGAGTATTTGGTCATTGATGAAATTGGCCGCTTGGAGTTAAACGAAGGCAAAGGATTAGAACCAAGCTTAGGGCAGGTTATAAAGCAATATGTTTCAAAAGCAGTAAGTGGTAATTTGGTATTGGTTATCCGCGATTATTTATTGGAAGCTTGTATGGAGAAATATAGTTTATACGATGCACAAATTATTCAATCACCGGAAGAAATAAACAAGCAAAATGAATTGATTGGTTTGGTATTATGCGGAGGCAAAAGCACCCGTATGCATACCGATAAAGCTTTTATAAACTATCACGAAAAGGAACAGGTTTATTATTTAGCTGACAAAATGAGGCTACTTTGTTCATCAGTTTTTATTGCTTGCAATGCTACCCAAAAAGAAAAGATAAGCGAGCACTACAAAACGATTTGCGATAGTGCGACTTTTGAAAACACAGGACCTATAGCTGCCATTCTAACCGCATTAGCGCACTATCCTACCCATTCGTTTCTAGTACTAGCTTGTGACTATCCACTGCTTACTTTAACTGATATTTTAAAACTTAAAAGTGCATTTCTAAGCACGCAAAAATCGGTTTCGTTTTATAATGATGAAACTGGTTTCAGGGAACCTTTATTGGCTATTTACCATGCGCATGATTTGCAAAAACTGTTATCGTTTTATGAAACTGGAAATACCAGCTTACAGCATTTTTTAAATGAAATAGATGCGGTAAAAGTAAAGCCAACTGATTTAAAGGCTATAAAAAGTATTGATACCAAACTGGAGTTTGATGAAATAAAATCCTTAATTACGCATAACTGA